A single Arcobacter sp. LA11 DNA region contains:
- a CDS encoding TRAP transporter small permease subunit, with translation MDTLSNFIDKLCKGGAYLSGILLVSLVGLILTEIFLRYFFNMSTMIADEYSGYLYLASIFLGLAYTFAKDGHIRINIITSRLSKNTNGFIDVIAAIITLCVLAFILYRTILFTYDSYELEMLSEAVSETPLYLTQIVMPIGTILFILAVVAFIIKRLKNDI, from the coding sequence ATGGATACTCTATCAAATTTTATAGATAAGCTCTGCAAAGGCGGAGCTTATTTATCTGGAATATTATTAGTAAGTTTAGTAGGTTTAATCTTAACAGAGATTTTTTTAAGATACTTTTTTAATATGTCTACAATGATTGCAGATGAATATAGTGGGTATTTGTATTTAGCTTCAATCTTTTTAGGTTTAGCATATACATTTGCAAAAGATGGCCATATTCGTATAAATATTATTACATCAAGATTAAGTAAAAATACAAATGGTTTTATTGATGTAATTGCTGCAATTATTACCTTATGTGTATTAGCTTTTATTCTTTATAGAACAATACTTTTTACATATGATTCTTATGAGTTGGAAATGCTATCTGAAGCAGTTTCAGAAACACCACTATATTTAACGCAAATAGTTATGCCTATTGGAACTATTTTGTTTATTCTTGCAGTTGTTGCATTTATTATTAAAAGGCTTAAAAATGATATCTGA
- a CDS encoding TRAP transporter substrate-binding protein, translating into MLKQGLLIAGLAASLMAANVKMDLNAKYGANNFHTKGAEKFATLVKDYSKGSVNITVHAGSSLIKGNPLKAVKDGTVAMTDMFIPFTSGGGKVFGISALPFIAQSYDDAYKLYQISKPAYEKTAKKWNQKLLYSVTWPPSGFYSNKAMTSISDFKGAKTRTYDKNSAAFVNSAGGNAVALPWGEVYSSLRTGMVNSVVTSSASGKDGKFWEVLDNFTKINYAYPLQAVTINLDYWNTLTKDQKDAMLKAASEIEKSQWEASKEEDRVALETLVKNGMKVNDASAQLKAELDKIANDLLSKYLDGASSDIKKIFEEYRK; encoded by the coding sequence ATGTTAAAACAAGGTTTATTAATCGCAGGGTTAGCTGCATCGCTTATGGCAGCTAATGTAAAAATGGATTTAAATGCAAAGTATGGAGCAAATAATTTCCATACAAAAGGTGCTGAAAAATTTGCAACTTTAGTAAAAGACTATTCTAAAGGAAGTGTTAATATTACAGTTCATGCTGGTTCATCATTAATTAAAGGAAATCCTTTAAAAGCTGTTAAAGATGGTACTGTTGCAATGACAGATATGTTTATTCCTTTTACATCTGGTGGAGGGAAAGTATTTGGTATTTCTGCTTTACCTTTTATTGCTCAATCATATGATGATGCATATAAGTTATATCAAATTTCAAAACCAGCATATGAAAAAACTGCTAAAAAATGGAATCAAAAATTACTTTATAGTGTAACTTGGCCACCATCTGGATTTTATTCAAATAAAGCTATGACTTCAATCTCTGATTTCAAAGGTGCAAAAACAAGAACTTATGATAAGAATTCAGCTGCATTTGTAAATAGTGCAGGAGGAAATGCTGTTGCTCTTCCTTGGGGAGAAGTTTATTCATCATTAAGAACGGGAATGGTTAACTCAGTTGTAACATCATCTGCATCGGGTAAAGATGGGAAATTTTGGGAAGTATTAGATAATTTTACTAAAATAAATTATGCATATCCTTTACAAGCTGTTACTATTAATTTAGACTACTGGAATACACTAACAAAAGATCAAAAAGATGCCATGTTAAAAGCTGCTTCTGAAATTGAAAAATCTCAATGGGAAGCTTCAAAAGAAGAAGATAGAGTTGCTTTAGAAACATTGGTTAAAAATGGAATGAAAGTTAACGATGCAAGTGCTCAATTAAAAGCAGAGCTTGACAAAATTGCAAATGATTTATTATCTAAATATTTAGATGGTGCAAGTTCTGATATTAAAAAGATTTTCGAAGAATATAGAAAGTAA
- a CDS encoding response regulator transcription factor: protein MDEKLLEQFKNYTVLCVEDEDGIRKRLVNTLNYYFEDVLEASNGEDGYDLYLEYKPSIILSDIEMPNKNGIEMITKIREENLDVIVIMVTAYSNEEYLLDLINLNINHYILKPINSENLLNGIIKALGNRLTTNLIFSKECYFNVQAHELIYKDEVINLRKRDKEFLLLLYRSKNQVVTYEQIDEYIWKDRTMSMSALKTFIKELRQKLPLELIQNITQTGYKLRKID from the coding sequence ATGGATGAGAAACTATTAGAACAATTTAAAAACTATACAGTTCTTTGTGTAGAAGATGAAGATGGTATTAGAAAAAGATTAGTGAATACTTTAAACTATTATTTTGAAGATGTTTTGGAAGCTTCAAACGGTGAAGATGGATATGATTTATATCTTGAATACAAACCAAGTATTATTTTAAGTGATATTGAAATGCCAAATAAAAATGGTATCGAGATGATAACAAAAATTAGAGAAGAAAATTTAGATGTGATTGTAATTATGGTTACTGCTTATTCAAATGAAGAATATCTTTTAGATTTGATTAACTTGAATATAAATCACTATATATTAAAACCTATAAATTCTGAAAATCTTTTAAATGGAATAATAAAAGCTTTAGGAAATAGGTTGACTACTAATTTAATATTTTCTAAAGAGTGCTATTTTAATGTCCAAGCCCATGAACTTATCTATAAAGATGAGGTAATAAATTTACGAAAAAGAGACAAAGAGTTTTTGCTTTTACTTTATAGAAGCAAAAATCAAGTAGTTACTTATGAGCAAATAGATGAATATATCTGGAAAGATAGAACTATGAGTATGAGTGCATTAAAAACATTTATAAAAGAACTAAGGCAGAAACTTCCTTTAGAATTAATTCAAAATATTACACAAACTGGTTATAAACTGCGAAAAATAGACTAA